One window of Manihot esculenta cultivar AM560-2 chromosome 17, M.esculenta_v8, whole genome shotgun sequence genomic DNA carries:
- the LOC110605439 gene encoding glycine-rich cell wall structural protein 1.8-like — protein MSTRQVLVPLLFVFLALAVCSASRLLLTLDEAAAGIPVYAYATGHGAGEGGVAAGGEHGVGYGGSGGGGGGGSGGGGGYAVGGEHGAGYGSGGGEGGGHGVVDTENDHPKMQAKLWILALGDFANSTASAIAVIFLQIYGTTKGRNLEQRKLQIPLKTLFFFIYICNEYI, from the coding sequence ATGAGTACTCGCCAAGttcttgttcctcttctgtttgTGTTTCTAGCTCTGGCCGTATGCTCTGCCTCTAGACTTCTCCTCACTCTTGATGAAGCCGCTGCTGGCATCCCCGTTTATGCCTATGCCACTGGCCATGGAGCTGGAGAAGGAGGTGTTGCTGCTGGAGGTGAGCATGGTGTAGGATATGGTGgtagtggtggtggtggaggaggaggtagtggtggtggtggtggttatGCTGTTGGAGGAGAGCATGGTGCGGGATATGGAAGTGGTGGTGGGGAAGGTGGTGGCCACGGAGTTGTAGACACTGAAAATGATCACCCAAAGATGCAAGCAAAGCTGTGGATCTTAGCCTTGGGAGATTTTGCAAATTCTACAGCCTCTGCAATTGCTGTGATTTTTCTGCAGATTTATGGAACAACAAAGGGAAGAAATTTGGAACAGAGGAAACTTCAGATTCCTTTGaaaactctcttttttttcatttacaTATGCAATGAGTATATATAG
- the LOC122722297 gene encoding glycine-rich cell wall structural protein 1.8-like yields the protein MSIYRIQQQPTRSCGVGYGGEHGVGYGGGGGSGNGGGYGGVVGDHGTGYNHGVGYGGGGGSGSGYGGGGYGAGGGYGGGQGGGYGGAGLEHGGGGGGGGGGGGGGGGYGGGGAHGGGYGGGEGGGHGAGAIGGYGGVGGGGGAHGEGYGGGEGGGHGAGAIGGCGGVGGGGGNGGGGGGGYGAGGAHGGGEGGGHGAGAIGGYGGIGGGGGGEGYGAGGGHGGGEGGGHGGGAIGGYGGGSGGGGGGGYGAGGAHGGGYGGGQGGGGGGGYGAGGAHEGYEGEGSGHGSGGALGGYGGASGGGSGSGYGAGGGYGSGGGQGGGHDGGYGP from the exons ATGAGTATATATAGGATACAGCAACAGCCTACAAGAAGTTGTG GAGTTGGATATGGTGGAGAACATGGAGTTGGATATGGGGGTGGTGGTGGCAGTGGAAATGGAGGTGGTTATGGTGGCGTTGTAGGAGATCATGGTACAGGTTACAATCATGGCGTGGGATATGGAGGTGGAGGAGGTAGTGGAAGTGGGTATGGTGGTGGAGGATATGGTGCTGGCGGGGGATATGGTGGAGGACAAGGGGGAGGATATGGCGGTGCTGGTTTAGAacatggtggaggaggtggaggtggtggtggtggtggtggcggTGGAGGTGGTTATGGAGGGGGAGGAGCTCATGGAGGAGGAtatggaggaggagaaggaggtgGTCATGGTGCTGGAGCTATAGGTGGATATGGTGGtgttggaggaggag GAGGAGCACATGGAGAAGGATATGGTGGAGGTGAAGGAGGTGGTCATGGTGCTGGAGCTATAGGTGGTTGTGGTGGTGTTGGAGGAGGTGGTGGAAATGGTGGTGGCGGAGGAGGAGGTTATGGAGCAGGAGGAGCACATGGAGGAGGAGAGGGAGGTGGTCATGGTGCTGGAGCTATAGGTGGATATGGAGGGataggaggtggtggtggtggagaagGTTATGGAGCAGGTGGAGGAcatggaggaggagaaggaggtgGTCATGGTGGTGGAGCCATAGGTGGATATGGTGGTGGaagtggtggtggtgggggaggaggTTATGGAGCAGGGGGAGCACATGGAGGAGGATATGGGGGAGGAcaaggtggtggtggtggaggtggttaCGGGGCAGGAGGAGCACATGAAGGATATGAAGGGGAAGGAAGTGGCCATGGCAGCGGTGGAGCTCTGGGTGGCTATGGTGGTGCTAGTGGCGGCGGCAGTGGAAGTGGTTATGGTGCTGGGGGTGGGTATGGAAGTGGTGGAGGTCAGGGTGGCGGCCACGATGGTGGCTATGGGCCTTAA